Proteins found in one Arachis stenosperma cultivar V10309 chromosome 8, arast.V10309.gnm1.PFL2, whole genome shotgun sequence genomic segment:
- the LOC130945293 gene encoding F-box protein AFR-like has product MAVLENANTKIKSKNKNKNNIIEEPLIPGLPNEIAELCLLHLPYPYQSLARAVSSSWNRAITNPSFQQCKKTLSRPYLFLFSFHKLTRKFYCHLLDHRTRSSTAAARWFTLPLPPSPITFYGKLLTIAGTMRFGTLIFSTAMSQWSSASAGTFFAEEGENGKIVAVHGGASLGAKIYDAESDTWRNGARVEVENEVASFEAVENEGKVFVTEGWRWPFTVIPRGWVYDTRSDTWQGMGIGMREGWSGVAVAVAGRIFRIPEYGDGDVKVYEERSDTWRMVRGRFPREKVKRPLKAKGLDGKMYVAGCGLNVAIGSVVSLCGEGGKRQRQEEGRNDSVCIELKWEVVEAPGGFRELEACHCQVLYA; this is encoded by the coding sequence atggCAGTACTCGAAAACGCGAACACCAAGATCAAAagcaagaacaagaacaagaacaatatCATAGAGGAGCCACTGATTCCGGGGCTACCCAACGAAATTGCAGAGCTATGTCTTCTTCATCTTCCGTACCCATACCAATCACTAGCACGAGCTGTTTCATCTTCATGGAACAGAGCCATAACTAACCCTTCGTTTCAACAATGCAAGAAAACACTCTCTCGCCCTTACCTCTTCCTCTTCTCGTTCCACAAACTAACCAGAAAGTTCTATTGCCACCTCCTCGACCACCGTACGCGTTCTTCTACCGCCGCTGCTAGATGGTTCACGCTTCCGCTGCCGCCGTCGCCGATCACGTTCTATGGTAAACTCCTCACCATAGCCGGAACAATGCGTTTTGGAACTCTTATCTTTAGCACCGCGATGAGCCAGTGGTCGTCGGCGTCGGCGGGGACATTCTTTGCGGAGGAGGGGGAAAACGGAAAAATCGTGGCGGTTCATGGAGGCGCGAGCCTGGGCGCGAAAATCTACGATGCGGAGAGTGACACGTGGCGGAACGGGGCGAGAGTGGAGGTTGAGAATGAGGTTGCGTCTTTTGAGGCAGTGGAAAACGAAGGGAAGGTGTTCGTTACGGAAGGGTGGAGGTGGCCGTTTACGGTGATCCCGAGGGGTTGGGTGTACGATACGCGAAGTGACACGTGGCAAGGAATGGGGATAGGGATGAGGGAAGGGTGGAGCGGGGTGGCGGTTGCGGTGGCGGGAAGGATTTTTAGGATCCCGGAGTACGGGGATGGGGATGTGAAGGTTTACGAGGAGAGGAGTGACACGTGGCGGATGGTGAGAGGGCGGTTTCCGAGGGAGAAGGTGAAAAGGCCGTTGAAGGCGAAGGGATTGGATGGGAAGATGTACGTGGCGGGGTGTGGGTTGAATGTGGCGATTGGTAGCGTGGTTTCATTATGTGGAGAAGGAGGGAAACGACAACGACAGGAAGAGGGACGAAACGACAGTGTGTGTATAGAGTTGAAGTGGGAGGTCGTGGAAGCGCCTGGGGGATTTCGTGAATTGGAGGCGTGTCATTGCCAGGTGCTGTATGCTTAG